From a region of the Arachis ipaensis cultivar K30076 chromosome B09, Araip1.1, whole genome shotgun sequence genome:
- the LOC107615790 gene encoding uncharacterized protein LOC107615790, whose amino-acid sequence MGGEEIDGGKGIRQISASVEHPQVNGQDEAANKLILNGLRKRLDEHMDPWADEVWSVLWSYRTIVHSTTNETPFRLTYGEEAVIPVELREPSPRMFLGTSATHESLDQIDEVRGMANLAKQRVANRYNTKARPRSFQAGDLVLRQANAKYQEHELS is encoded by the coding sequence GGATCCGACAAATATCTGCCTCAGTGGAACACCCTCAGGTAAACGGACAAGATGAAGCTGCTAATAAGCTGATATTGAATGGGTTGAGGAAAAGATTGGATGAACATATGGACCCCTGGGCTGACGAGGTATGGTCGGTGCTGTGGTCATACCGAACTATAGTACACTCCACTACCAACGAGACGCCTTTCAGGCTTACCTATGGCGAAGAGGCCGTAATTCCGGTAGAACTCAGGGAGCCAAGCCCAAGAATGTTTTTGGGAACCTCAGCAACTCATGAAAGCTTGGACCAAATTGACGAAGTCAGGGGAATGGCTAATTTAGCAAAGCAAAGGGTGGCCAATAGGTATAATACAAAGGCCCGACCTAGAAGTTTCCAAGCGGGGGATCTAGTTCTACGACAAGCCAATGCCAAGTACCAGGAACATGAGTTAAGCTAA